DNA from Clarias gariepinus isolate MV-2021 ecotype Netherlands chromosome 23, CGAR_prim_01v2, whole genome shotgun sequence:
ACACTCTTAATGACCTCTGTGTTTAATGACTGCAGTGTTTAATTACTGCAGTGTTTAATGACCTCTTTGCTTAATGACCTAAATGTTTATTGAACCCTGTGTTTAATGACCGCAGTCTTCAATGATCTCTGTGTAATACAGGCGGTCGCCTAGGGCCCCGCGCACGTACTTAAAATTATTTCTCTCTCATCACAATAAAACgttaatgtataaatatagtTGTACGCACAACACATGGACCCAGTAAACATGATACAATTCACAACAacagtgagaaaaaaattacccattatattaaataaaaaggataGCTCTGTATACTTAACACAtgacaaattgctaaaaaacataataaatacaaaacaatatataaataaaagcataaaagacagacacaacacacaacaaacacagAAGCACCTTATATTAATTTGCATTATACTGCGTGCAAATACTGGGAGAACTGGCCATAATGATCATAGTAATGATCATAGTATTCGTATACATAGATTCCACTATATCTCTTTAAATTGCTCACGTTTGATTAAAAAATTTCTTATTTTAGAGATGCCCTTACCATTTAGTGTTCAGTGTTTAATTGCTTATTAGGCAGTTGCATGACAGAAAAGATGCTGTCAAAAATAAAGTTCCCAATATTTTATGGTAATACgaaattatttaactaaatttGTGTTTTGCCTCTCAAAATGTCATCTGTCTTATTGCCGATTTTACACGGCGCAAGCATATAGGCTAAATGTGTAGTTAATGTCTGCGCAAGGTACCAGTATGTACAGTTGCTGAATTAAATAGTAAATttaaatgtgcatgtgtttgcatGCGCGCTCGTGAGAGTGAGATCTCCCTGTTATGCTATGTTACCTGGTTGCTAGCTGACAGCGGAGGGAGATTTAACTGTACAGCGAGCAGCTCAGGATTGCAACTAGTCCGtcatataaaggaaaaaaacgtctacataaatataaatcagaTTCAGAGACGGAGAGCCCATGGCTTAACAAAGCATAATCTGTTTCTCATCAATGTTGCAGTCACAATTTTATTGTGGTACACTTTGCTCATACAGATGgcgtgtgtgtataggtgtgtgatATTTTAATATGTAGATTCTTTttagaattaaatattaaacataaataggTTAAGAAAAACAGATTCCTTTTAACAATTaattcaagcaaaaaactgaCTTTTTATACACATTCTTAATTGCAGATGCTGAATGACAGACACAATTACACCAGTGGGCCCAGCTTACATGACCTTGCCTAGGGCCTCACAACTCTACAGGCCAGTACTGGCTCTGTGTTTAATGATCTCTGTAGTTAATAACACTTATGCATAAATCACAGCTGCAGCAATAATGACGTAATATATGCAGAGATAAACACACTGCTCTCACAACTCaaacaaaatatgaaacatatttaaacctaaacatatttaataaataaaactttaatttgtCAATCTTCAAAGTGTAATTAATGCTTATATTAATGAGAATGAGAACTCAGGCAAGTGTacgttataataataataataataaatagaggggtgtgtgtgcgtgtgtgtgtctgtgtgtgagttaCCTTCTTCTGAATCGGGGGAGAAACTTTTTCCCTTTAGCTGAGGATGAGAAATAGATGACATAAAGTGCACACTgtaactgtctctctctctctctcactctctctcacacacacacacacacacacagaaaaattaAAACTCCTAGGCCCAGTTTCCCCAAAGCATTGCAGTGAAGTAGTTAATGTCaaactgttctctctctctctctctctctttctctctatgtgtgtttattttatgtgtgaTCTATCACGGTTCGGATGTGATTTACGGTTGTGGTCAGaggtttgcacacacacacacacacacacacagataataaAGGTGAAGGTCAGGGCAGGTTCCCTTGACCTGCCATTTTTCTGAATCAGAAtgattctacacacacacctttaataAAAACCCACTAATATTTGAAACACAAAGATGGTGACTCAACACAGGGTCACTTCTCCAAGCACACCTCTGGTTTTTTCCTTGTCCATGTGATCAGCTGCAAACTGTAGTGGAGCTTGAGGTTGTGGATTTAGGAGCCAGGGCTTTTTTCTTTGAATCCATAGTGATGTAAAACTGGTTTGACTGGAGACAGTGACACTAGTGTTCCTGTTGCTTCCAGTCCATGACAGGCCTGGGCCTTAATggttccttgttttttttccccctcttggCTGAGGAGTACAAAGTAGCTCCATTCCCCAATAGCATGttgtaacatacagtagtgagcaCTGATCTTGAAATCTGCAGTAGTTTGAAAATGGCTTTGAGATGGATGTACCTGAATCCAAGTCAACCTGTTTCTCAGATCTGCACTGAGCTCCTTGGAATTTCCCATTGTACTGTGTTAATTAATCCAATGAgtgctgttacacacacaccttttacaTTAAACTACTTAAAACTTACTAGCCGGAGTCCATCATCATCACTAACAGGAAGTTAAGAGACCTTAGGACGGGCTAGTTAAAACACATTTCAGAACTTTTAGCAACACtgaattaataatttaagtgtgtgtgtgtgtgtgttatttttacgGTGTGATTTCAGAAAACCCAAACTAAATTAAATCTTGCGCTCCAAActcttgtgtttttattaacaaTGTGTGTGTACGCTTATTCTGCTGCAACATTACACAATATTGTCATGAAATTCATCTTTACAATGAGTTTGTGCAAACCTCTGACGTTCCTGTACAAGTGATTAATATAAGTTTCCTCATCATGCCGCTATGCTAACGTAGCTAGTTTGTAACGGAAACATTCGGTTTAGCGCTGTCTCACCTGTTAGCCGTTTTTGAAGACAGCATAAAATATTGCAGGAGAATGAAAGCAGCAGGAGCGTCATGATCGACCCCAACACACCCCAGAGCTGACTGGAGCCCCAAAACACCCAGAACCCTGCAGAGAACACATTTACACACGCCAATTCAACACAACACCATTCTAATATAGCTCAGATGGTCAGGGCCGAGTTATCCCGAAAGCATCAGtgtcaagagagagagagagagagttcagtGTGAAGCTCGCTCTACCATTTAAGGATGATCTCTATGCTCTGATGCTTTCAGACCTTTCAACTTCGACCCTGATGGTCTCAATAATGACTTACTCACCCAGTGTGCAGTTATTCACCATGACAGTAATGACGGTGCCTGTGCTCTGAGCTGTAATGTGAGTTAAAGGTGTGTGTTATAAATCGAGGATACAAGTTTGAGCAGGATGTAAACACCTCCTCCACTCGGCTTGACAACAAACCAGCAAAGCAAAAAATTCTGCACAAAACCACATCTGACATTTAGAAGGAAACCTGCTACGCTGCACAAGGAGTTTTCGGTATTGCAGCATGGCATGCGTGTGTATGAGTGAAATCCATGTTGGGGTAGAGAGCTGTAAGgtaaaaatagaatagaatagaatacaATAGAATACAATAGAATAGAagtacttacagtataaataagCAAAATGTTGCATAAACTAGTTCAATAACATTAAATTTGTCAAAACAGACGTCTGTCCCATTTTgtgtgatttacatttacagcgtTTGGCAAATGCCCTTATCTAGAGTGAATTACATAGAGGTTTACGTCAATAAATACAGATCATCAGTACATCTGTCACACACAGGTATGTTATTGGCGCTTAAGGATTGCCAGTGACTCAGCTGTACAGACATAGAAGTTCATTCCTAGgtaccagaacagaaaagagtctatATTCTTTACTTCCTCGATCCCTGAGGGACAGTGGGATCAtttgagcagtgctggaggatctgAGGGAACGTAGTGCGGTGCAGAGTGTGACTGTAGAGTGCAGAGCTGAAAAGTACATGGGCACAGGatcttttttttagcttttgaaTTCGATTCGGGCAGCTACAAGAAGCCAATGGAGGGAGTGGAGAAGTAGGGTGGTGTGAGAGAACTTGAGTTAGTTGAAAACAAGTcatgcagctgcattctggatcagctgcagggGACAAATGGTGCACCGAGACCTCCCAGGAGTGAGGACCAGTAGTGTGAAGAGACATGAACATGAGTGTTTGAGAGGAAAATGACAGGAAATTGTCTACAGTAACTGAAGGTAGGATCTCAGATAGTGTCCAGGGAGTTTATACAAtcctgatggatggatggatggatggatggatggatggatcagcagggatgaacagcagtttCAGGTTTTGCCAAGAAGTTGCAGTTGATGAGCttccatccaggatgagatgtctggaGACCTGAGATCTGAGCAGAAACATGAGTgagggaggagaggagagagtgAGCGGTGTGTCATCCACAAAACATGGCATAACAATCTGTGAGGACATGagactcattacacacacacacaaacaaacacacatatacacttatACAGGAAcggaagtggtgtgtgtgtgtgtgtgtgtgtgtgcagtgaacATTGCAAGAATATAATACATGCGAAACAGAAGCGAGCCCGTTAGTCTAAGTGGGCGTTCCTAAAACTAAAACCACGCCCACAGCCCcaccccctccctctctctctggtcAGTAGTTACAGTcagctctctctttttctctctcttcactTCTTCATGAAACAATGTTGCTGCTCGGATTAAAGTCGCTGTTTGTGTATCTGCTGCTGTTTCCGGCCGCTTTGCTCTCCGGCGGTGAGTCTCTTTACActtactttacacacacacacactctctcgctctctctctcacacacacacacacacacagagtggtgTGACGTGGCACTAAACTCCAGTTCTGCTCCATTCATTCCTCtgtcactaacacacacacacacacacacacacaggtatacaCACAGGTTTATGTGTATGCTAAATATGTAGCTCGCTTttctgttataatttttttataaagttcGTGCATGCGGTTCTACTCGCCCTGTGACGTCATACTTATGCCAAACGAGAAGAATCTAATAATAAACTGATGAAGAGGAAACTTTAAGAACTCTTTAAAGTGTGCAGTAATAAGAGTATTAACCGTAGTGAAGCGCGCGCGTCCCTGTCCCAGTTCACTCCTAATGAGATGACGTGtcctaaacacacacgcgcTCGCACTCGCGCTCGGGCGCGCGCTAAagtctgaaaagaaaaaaaaaatctgggggATTATACAATGTGCTCTGGAGGAACCTTTAAAGAACTGCACAGGGTTTTGAGCAGAACTCTTTAAGGAACCTGAAGTGAAATCCGCAGTGTGTGTTCAACAGTCTggatcttcacacacacacacacacacacacacacacacacacacactgtacagtggTCATACAACACTGGGGAGCTTGCTGTGAGAACCCCAAAACAACTCACCTCGTGAAGGCTTCTTCAtcttttctttctcagaggGAAACATCTGTTTTTAAAGGTTCTGTCTAGACCCCTGAAGAAGGAGAAACAGTTGACTTTCATCAGAATCTAGATCAGAAGAACCCGTAAGCATCTGAAGAACCCTAGactaaaacaataatcattttaatcatCATGATTATTCTTAGTGTTATTCTTTCAATTATTATTGATGACAAATATTCATGTGGTCGATAAGAATAGAATGTAATCTTTAttatctgaaataaataaaaaaacagactgtaaataaattaacctgttCACTTTCACATGGCTGATCCTAGAATACCAtagcaattaaataaattaattgattaatatttACCAAAGCATGAGTTAAGTTAATGAATTAACGAATGGTTGATTAAATGATGATGAAAATGCCAGAACACACTGCATGTTATTGAACACACATTCGTGCTCTTGCAGGCCGAGTGTATGCAGAACCTGACGCTGAAGTGACAGATGACGTACTAGATGCAGCagtggaggaagaggaggaggatgaagatGAGGAGGAAGTTCTGGAGCCTCAGACAGGAGATGAGGTGAGAGCAACACCAATGATAAATTATTTCATGCGtaattcatatatatttaaaataaataattaatatacaggTCAATCTTTTTTCATTAGATTTGAATTTTGATTCTGTATAAAtaacactgaaataaaaaaattggtccagaagtaaaaaaaaaaaaaaggctaaaatagcctgcattaaataataataattatgtttttaaataatagtgtGCAGAATTGAAAACATTcagctctaaaaaataaaagtgttaatgTCCGTGCATTCACACTTTACACAGTTTATGATTTTTGCATGACACAATGAAGGAAAATATATacctaaaaagtaaaataatttaattattaacgttttaaataatttaattattttcttatttaatttagtttatgtGCAGCTTAAATAAAGTTTGCAAAAAACAAATGTTCATGAGTTAAGGTTAATTTCCTCCAGTGTAATTTGGAGATAATTAAcatcttatattttataaaaaaatataaaataacctgAAATGGGGAAACTGTGCATGAAAgcattaatgattaaaaaagaaaaagaaaaaaattgatgaTGTGGATGCAGATGTTAGGCTTGTAGCTCCAGTGCAGCATCTGAACACACCTCTGCGTCTGAGGCAAAGGGAGACTTTATCTAATCATCGGATTTAAATGACAAGGATTagacataaacacatacacacctgaGTGTGTTTATGACAAGATAGTGTGTTATCACGAGACCGGTGCTTTCTTTCTGCAGGATGCTGATGATTTAGATGAAGATTCCCAAACTGCAGATGTGACGTCTCACCCCGATGCAGACACCACCATCATCTTCATTACAGGAGAAGGTCAGAGACTGCGTTTCAGTGATCTGACCTGTGTTTAATATCAAACAGTCTGAGTGCACCTATTAAAGTGCACATCATATTCTCTCTTTAATTGTTCctggtatataaaaaaaaaattctctctaATGTTGGAAATGTATCAATTTTATTTTCGTAGAGTTTCCAGCAAATGAGATTGTGAAGTTTCTGGTTGGTTTTACTAATAAAGGCAGTCAGGATTTTACAGTTCGCTCTCTTGAGGCATCGTTCCGTTACCCACAGGACTACCAGTTCTACATCCAAAATGTGAGCCTGCCCTTtgacaattaataataataaaaataatttgtattataataattagtATTTTGTGTTGTGTAGTTCACAGCTCTGCAGCTGGATGCCGTGGTGCAGCCGGAGAAACAGGCATCATTCGAGTACTCTTTTATTCCCGCACAGCCGATGGCCGGTCGTCCATTTGGCCTTGTCATCCTGCTCAACTACCACGACTCTGAGGTTCACCACCACATCACTTTACTTCATATAACAcctttatttaattctattttactgtaaaataaggCATTAAGAATCAGATACATGGCAATTGAATACTAATTATACAGGTATTGttgtagatttttaaaagatttatcgTTATAgcaatgtatgtatgtgtgtgtgtgtgtgtgtgtttacagtgctgttgtttttatgttttcataattattaataagatttattaatgttatttattattgtctttAAGAGTGattttaagtttttctttttcctttgtcTTTTAAAGGGAAATGTTTTCCAGAGTGCTGTTTTTAACCAGACGGTGACCATCACTGAACTGGACGAGGGTCTGGATGGAGAAACGTAAGGACACTTACTTTATTTGCATGAATATTATTGATTTACCTCAAGCTGAAAGTGATTCAGTGTAAATGATTCagctatttatataataattcgGCTGCATGATAATGTATTCAGTGTAAATGATTCTGTGTATGTGGCTCATTGTCACTGACTCAGTAtaaatgtttctgtgtaaaggGTTTATTGTAAGTGATTCAGTGGAagttatttagtataaatgaCTCAGTGTAAGTGATTGActcaaatgtaaatgatttagCATAAATTTAGTATAAGTAAGATGATGTAAGTGTATCAGTGTAAGTGATTCAGCATAAGTGATTCAGTATAAATGACTCAGTAATTTGCTGTAAATGGTTCTGTCCAGGATTCATTTAAACAGTACAAATTGTTTAGTGTAAGTGAATTCAGCATAATGTATTTAGTATAAACGATTCTGCGTAAGTGATTCGTTGTCAGTTATTCAG
Protein-coding regions in this window:
- the LOC128511000 gene encoding translocon-associated protein subunit alpha-like isoform X2 — encoded protein: MLLLGLKSLFVYLLLFPAALLSGGRVYAEPDAEVTDDVLDAAVEEEEEDEDEEEVLEPQTGDEDADDLDEDSQTADVTSHPDADTTIIFITGEEFPANEIVKFLVGFTNKGSQDFTVRSLEASFRYPQDYQFYIQNFTALQLDAVVQPEKQASFEYSFIPAQPMAGRPFGLVILLNYHDSEGNVFQSAVFNQTVTITELDEGLDGETMFMYIFLGGLVFLMLFAMYQVLESRKKRVPVKVETGTGGLNNVDISWIPQETLNVMNKASPRASPRKRARRTAGATDQ
- the LOC128511000 gene encoding translocon-associated protein subunit alpha-like isoform X1, whose product is MLLLGLKSLFVYLLLFPAALLSGGRVYAEPDAEVTDDVLDAAVEEEEEDEDEEEVLEPQTGDEDADDLDEDSQTADVTSHPDADTTIIFITGEEFPANEIVKFLVGFTNKGSQDFTVRSLEASFRYPQDYQFYIQNFTALQLDAVVQPEKQASFEYSFIPAQPMAGRPFGLVILLNYHDSEGNVFQSAVFNQTVTITELDEGLDGETMFMYIFLGGLVFLMLFAMYQVLESRKKKRVPVKVETGTGGLNNVDISWIPQETLNVMNKASPRASPRKRARRTAGATDQ